GTCATTGAGGTTCTTCAGCAGATGAAGCATCTTGCTGTCAACCTGACAAGGCGAATCAGGTCCCAGAAGCtgcatggtggaagaagagaaccaactcctcaaGGGAGCCTCAGACCTTCACATGTCCGGTGACACTGGCATGCGGgcacacacactaagtaaataggtagaagtaataaaaataaaaaggctttGTAAGGAAGACATTGCCCTAGGAATCTCCCATCTCAGTGGATCAGACAGACAGACGTCATACCTACCTACAGTTAAAGCTCAGAAATGCCTTAGATGATATGTAACCCCACGTGCTGTTTGGTACAGTAACCACAAGTGTTGCTGCTGCTTGATTCGCTTCTCTGTGCTTCATTGCTGAAGGGTGCAAAGGGGGGGAGTAGCTCCTGGTGAGACAGTTAGAAAGGACCTGAAGAAAGCAAGGCATGACCGCCCGCGAGGGAGTCGTTCCCTGGAGAGAAGCGAGTTGTTGCTGGGTGTAGACGAGGGTCTGTTGAGGGTGGcagcctgtctctgccctgcCCCACCAGGAGACCTGACACCTCATCTCCTTTCAACTTAGGCAAGTCTTCTGGCTTGTGAAGGCCTAGCAGGTGTGAGTTTGGTTCCCACTGCAGCCAGCAAGAAGATGATGCTGAGCCAGATTGCCAGCAAGCAGGCCGAAAACGGCGAGCGGGCAGGTAGCCCTGATGTGCTGAGGTGCTCAAGTCAGGTACAGCACTTGAGTCCATTATGGTTGGTGCTGGGGGGTCGGGTGGCCCCAGCTCTCTGCCTGGAGGTACCAAACTGTGGCTCCTCTGGCTTTGCCttgattcttctgttgagggaatTGGGGAACTGGGATccagcagggaagaaaagggtgCGGGTGTCTAGAGAGCTGAGGAAGGTTCTTGTGGAACCTTAGACCAGGTAGACTCTTAGaccaggagagggaaagaggaaatagaTGTGTGGAGAGGAAGCAGGCGGTTTATCTCCTTTGCAGACTGTTTACCAAGAGActatttgtttcatattttatattcccAGATGGACTGTAAGCCTAGATATGATTTGTCTTCAAAGGGCCACCGAAAAGACAGTGATAAATCCCGCAACCGCAAAGATGATGACAGCTTGGCTGAGGCCTCTCATTCAAAAAAGACTGTTAAAAAGGCAGGTAATGGGGAAGCCCCAAAATCACAGTTGGTAATGGGGGTCACCTCCTTAAGACCATGACTTACAGTCTTCCCTGGTGAATTCGTGCCCCGATTATATCTAAGGCCACTCTGACAGTTGCCATCCATCCTTGATGAACATTCTTGGTACAGATAGGAAGTGTGGCTTGTGCTCTTGTAGCAGGGCAGGCGAATCCCAGCTCACTCACACTGTGTTTGTTGGCTGTGGCTAGACAGCTGGTTCATCtgccccatcctcctcccctcaCCGCCTTTCACAGTATCTGAAAGGTCCTCAGGTTCTCAGTCCGGCAGCTGTAATCGGTCCCAGAGTAGAAGCAGCTCTGGGAAGAGGACAGAGACACCCACATGACATGCCTGATTGTTGCCCCCAGGTGGTGGTAGTGGAACAAAATGGCTCTTTTCAAGTAAAGATTCccaaaaattttatttgtgaacACTGCTTTGGAGCCTTTCGGAGCAGTTACCACCTCAAGAGGCACGTCCTTATCCACACTGGTGAGTCTGCTGTGTTCAACACGTCCTTATTCACTGGTGAGTCTCTGCCCTATTCAGACTCGATTTCAGATGGGAGAAGAATCTGAAGCCTGTATTCCCACTGGCTTTTGTTTTCCAGGAGAGTAGACATGGAGGCAGAGAGGTTGCATGGCTCTGTGTTTAGTGTCACTGAGACCAGTAGTGTTTATGGTCCCTAGGTGTCTGGACAACAGCTGGAATGTATAGGCCCTGCTGTAATTTCTCTTGGTGCTCACTTCTTTTTGCCCCTGGTCCAGGTGAGAAGCCGTTTGAGTGTGACGTCTGTGATATGCGGTTCATCCAGAAGTACCACCTTGAGCGCCACAAGCGGGTACACAGTGGCGAAAAGCCTTATCAGTGTGAACGATGTCATCAGGTAAGCTCCCATCATCCCCCTGGAACAATAGGGCCTCCTCAGTACAGTGAGCACCTCAGAAAGAGACATGTCTCTGGCCTTATAGAGCTTATTGTGGGGAATGCTTATTAGAATCTCATATGTCATTTATTTGAGGTTTGGTTTGGTCTGCTTATTGTAGCTTtaggggttttttggtttttgtttttccctaagacagggtctgactgtgtagctctggctatctggaactcactgtatagaccaggctaacctcaaactcacaaatacCTGCTAATATCATTTTTTGAGTACCTATTCTAT
The window above is part of the Arvicanthis niloticus isolate mArvNil1 chromosome 13, mArvNil1.pat.X, whole genome shotgun sequence genome. Proteins encoded here:
- the Znf740 gene encoding zinc finger protein 740 isoform X3 codes for the protein MAQASLLACEGLAGVSLVPTAASKKMMLSQIASKQAENGERAGSPDVLRCSSQMDCKPRYDLSSKGHRKDSDKSRNRKDDDSLAEASHSKKTVKKVVVVEQNGSFQVKIPKNFICEHCFGAFRSSYHLKRHVLIHTGEKPFECDVCDMRFIQKYHLERHKRVHSGEKPYQCERCHQCFSRTDRLLRHKRMCQGCQSKTSDGQFSL
- the Znf740 gene encoding zinc finger protein 740 isoform X1; translation: MAQSTVLTIPSEPSSVLSARGRSRGRKGDRPHSPCLQGASSQMKEASLLACEGLAGVSLVPTAASKKMMLSQIASKQAENGERAGSPDVLRCSSQMDCKPRYDLSSKGHRKDSDKSRNRKDDDSLAEASHSKKTVKKVVVVEQNGSFQVKIPKNFICEHCFGAFRSSYHLKRHVLIHTGEKPFECDVCDMRFIQKYHLERHKRVHSGEKPYQCERCHQCFSRTDRLLRHKRMCQGCQSKTSDGQFSL
- the Znf740 gene encoding zinc finger protein 740 isoform X4: MAQASLLACEGLAGVSLVPTAASKKMMLSQIASKQAENGERAGSPDVLRCSSQGHRKDSDKSRNRKDDDSLAEASHSKKTVKKVVVVEQNGSFQVKIPKNFICEHCFGAFRSSYHLKRHVLIHTGEKPFECDVCDMRFIQKYHLERHKRVHSGEKPYQCERCHQCFSRTDRLLRHKRMCQGCQSKTSDGQFSL
- the Znf740 gene encoding zinc finger protein 740 isoform X2; this encodes MAQSTVLTIPSEPSSVLSARGRSRGRKGDRPHSPCLQGASSQMKEASLLACEGLAGVSLVPTAASKKMMLSQIASKQAENGERAGSPDVLRCSSQGHRKDSDKSRNRKDDDSLAEASHSKKTVKKVVVVEQNGSFQVKIPKNFICEHCFGAFRSSYHLKRHVLIHTGEKPFECDVCDMRFIQKYHLERHKRVHSGEKPYQCERCHQCFSRTDRLLRHKRMCQGCQSKTSDGQFSL
- the Znf740 gene encoding zinc finger protein 740 isoform X5, whose translation is MMLSQIASKQAENGERAGSPDVLRCSSQMDCKPRYDLSSKGHRKDSDKSRNRKDDDSLAEASHSKKTVKKVVVVEQNGSFQVKIPKNFICEHCFGAFRSSYHLKRHVLIHTGEKPFECDVCDMRFIQKYHLERHKRVHSGEKPYQCERCHQCFSRTDRLLRHKRMCQGCQSKTSDGQFSL